The following proteins come from a genomic window of Heyndrickxia acidicola:
- a CDS encoding macrolide family glycosyltransferase: MARALFINGVGEGHINPTIGVVKELIRRGEEVVYLTGEQMRERVELTGAKVITFDVSKYFQEFTAGGRSPAAIAGGLLRAADVVIPAVLEQIKGEHFDYMIHDSMFGSGRLLSQILNLPAINSSTGFALNQFGFDMWMNSLARQFPADVNERAQQEFQQLVANVQEKYHVQVGSRYEVFYNPAPLTIVYTSKLFQPFGEGFDESYKFVGPSVAPRSNSDFDFSNIDTDNLIYISLGTVFNQAIDFYKLCFEAFANTKYTVILSAGRRTQITELGDIPANFIVRNYVPQLEVLQHAKLFVTHGGMNSTSEGLYYGVPLIVIPQTADQPMVARRVAEIGAGIHLNQDDLTAAEIRKSAECVLGDPSFKRACVDIGYSFQGAGGYQRAVDEIFTYKQNLGIM, translated from the coding sequence ATGGCACGTGCATTATTTATCAACGGTGTTGGAGAAGGACATATAAATCCAACGATTGGTGTGGTTAAAGAGCTTATCCGGCGTGGGGAAGAGGTAGTTTATTTAACAGGTGAACAAATGCGTGAACGTGTCGAGTTAACGGGCGCAAAGGTAATTACGTTCGATGTCTCTAAATATTTCCAAGAATTCACTGCGGGTGGACGCTCACCTGCGGCAATAGCGGGTGGATTATTGCGCGCTGCAGACGTCGTCATTCCCGCTGTCCTGGAGCAAATAAAAGGAGAACATTTTGATTATATGATTCATGATTCAATGTTCGGATCTGGTCGTTTGCTTTCACAAATACTCAACCTACCGGCAATCAACTCGTCCACGGGTTTTGCATTGAATCAATTCGGCTTTGATATGTGGATGAATAGCCTAGCGCGCCAATTTCCAGCAGACGTGAATGAGCGCGCACAACAGGAGTTTCAACAGCTGGTCGCAAACGTGCAAGAGAAATACCATGTACAAGTTGGCTCCCGCTACGAGGTTTTCTATAACCCTGCACCATTGACCATAGTATACACATCGAAACTCTTCCAACCTTTTGGAGAAGGCTTTGACGAATCGTACAAATTTGTGGGACCGTCTGTCGCTCCGCGCTCAAATAGTGATTTTGATTTTTCTAACATAGACACTGACAACCTGATTTATATTTCTCTCGGTACGGTGTTCAATCAAGCAATTGATTTTTACAAGCTCTGTTTTGAGGCGTTTGCAAACACGAAGTATACAGTCATTCTATCAGCGGGGAGACGAACACAGATAACTGAATTGGGAGACATTCCAGCGAATTTCATTGTCCGAAATTACGTACCGCAGCTCGAAGTACTGCAACACGCCAAATTGTTTGTCACACACGGAGGTATGAACAGTACAAGTGAAGGTCTTTATTACGGTGTACCGTTAATAGTGATTCCACAAACCGCCGACCAGCCTATGGTAGCGCGACGTGTTGCTGAAATCGGTGCGGGCATTCACCTGAATCAAGATGACTTAACCGCGGCAGAGATTAGAAAGTCGGCGGAATGTGTGCTGGGCGATCCGTCATTCAAAAGGGCATGTGTTGATATTGGGTATTCCTTCCAAGGGGCAGGAGGGTACCAGCGAGCAGTAGATGAGATCTTCACATATAAACAAAATCTGGGCATTATGTGA
- a CDS encoding ribonuclease J encodes MSASERLSIFALGGLNEIGKNMYVVQYADDIFIIDCGGKFPDESLLGIDLIIPDITYLEENRKNIRGMIVTHGHEDHIGGIPYFLKKLNVPIYATNFTLGLIDLKLQEHRLRRETKLIPIHSESKLELGRVGVSFFKVSHSIPDCLGIVFHTPEGNVVHTGDFKFDLTPENNQSTDIHKMAQIGTEGVLALISESTNAERKGLTPSERTVSGHMDEAFHRAEGKIFVSTFASNVNRVQQVVASCIKTNRKLALLGRSMVNIVDVALERGYVDIPEGMLIDASAVDKMNPEKVTILCTGSQGEPMAALSRLSTGNFRDVAIYPGDTVILAASPIPGNERDVSKIIDNLFKLGANVIYGSGSSTGMHVSGHGYQEDLKLMLTLMKPTYFIPIHGEYRMLHHHRLLAESVGVEKGNTFIMRNGDVVDIEHSTATQTRSVPAGDTYVDGMGVGDVGEIVLRDRKQLSEDGMLVIVITLSKRDRKMISGPDIISRGFVYAKNSDDLLREMNQLVSKTVKDLHGESRQWNVLKKSIKKSVGEFVFAQTKRKPMILPIIIEI; translated from the coding sequence ATGAGTGCATCTGAGAGATTGTCCATATTTGCCCTGGGCGGGTTAAATGAAATCGGAAAAAATATGTATGTGGTTCAGTATGCCGATGATATTTTCATCATCGATTGCGGCGGAAAGTTTCCGGATGAATCCTTGCTCGGTATTGATTTAATTATTCCTGATATCACTTATTTAGAAGAAAACAGAAAGAATATCCGAGGAATGATTGTTACCCATGGCCATGAAGACCATATTGGCGGGATTCCCTATTTCTTGAAAAAATTGAATGTACCGATTTATGCAACCAACTTTACCTTGGGCCTGATTGACCTTAAATTGCAGGAGCATAGGCTCAGAAGAGAAACCAAACTGATTCCTATTCATTCAGAGTCAAAACTTGAATTAGGCAGAGTCGGCGTATCCTTTTTCAAAGTCAGCCACAGCATTCCCGATTGTCTCGGCATTGTCTTCCATACGCCTGAAGGGAATGTCGTTCATACCGGTGACTTTAAGTTCGATTTAACCCCGGAAAATAACCAATCTACCGATATTCATAAAATGGCCCAAATCGGTACCGAGGGCGTACTCGCTTTAATATCGGAAAGTACCAATGCAGAGCGCAAAGGACTGACACCATCAGAGCGGACGGTCAGCGGCCATATGGATGAAGCCTTCCATCGGGCAGAGGGGAAAATTTTTGTTTCCACCTTCGCCTCCAATGTCAACCGGGTCCAGCAGGTGGTAGCCTCCTGCATCAAAACCAACCGGAAGCTTGCCCTGCTTGGCCGCAGTATGGTGAATATTGTAGATGTTGCATTGGAGCGAGGTTATGTAGACATTCCGGAGGGGATGCTGATTGATGCAAGTGCTGTCGACAAAATGAATCCTGAGAAGGTTACCATTTTGTGTACAGGCAGCCAGGGTGAACCGATGGCCGCCCTTTCCCGCCTTTCCACCGGGAATTTCCGCGATGTTGCCATTTATCCTGGCGATACCGTCATACTGGCCGCCTCGCCGATTCCGGGAAATGAACGGGATGTATCCAAAATCATTGACAACCTCTTTAAGCTTGGAGCCAACGTCATCTACGGCTCTGGAAGTTCAACAGGCATGCATGTTTCCGGCCACGGCTACCAAGAGGATTTAAAGCTCATGCTTACGTTAATGAAGCCTACCTACTTCATTCCTATCCACGGAGAATACAGAATGCTGCATCATCACCGTTTGCTGGCAGAGTCCGTTGGAGTGGAAAAAGGAAACACGTTTATCATGCGAAATGGAGATGTTGTCGATATTGAGCATTCCACAGCCACCCAGACCAGAAGTGTCCCAGCAGGAGATACCTATGTGGATGGAATGGGCGTCGGGGATGTCGGGGAGATTGTGCTGCGCGACCGGAAACAGCTCTCGGAAGACGGCATGCTGGTAATTGTCATCACCCTGAGCAAAAGAGACCGAAAAATGATTTCAGGACCAGATATTATATCCCGTGGCTTTGTGTATGCAAAAAATTCCGATGATCTCCTCCGGGAAATGAACCAGCTTGTAAGCAAAACGGTGAAAGACCTGCACGGAGAAAGCCGGCAGTGGAACGTCTTGAAGAAGAGTATCAAAAAATCAGTCGGAGAATTTGTCTTCGCACAAACAAAAAGGAAGCCCATGATCCTTCCAATAATCATTGAGATTTGA